The following are encoded together in the Equus quagga isolate Etosha38 chromosome 1, UCLA_HA_Equagga_1.0, whole genome shotgun sequence genome:
- the PRR13 gene encoding proline-rich protein 13, with translation MWNPNAGHPGPSPYPPHIGGPNPGHPPPINPAFPPGPPPPGPLPGNPAFPPCGPAHPVPPPGYPGCPPSGPYPPPCPPPAPGMPPVNPLAPGLVGPGMVMDKKMRKKMKKAHKKAHKHHKHGKHSSSSSSSSSDSD, from the exons ATGTGGAATCCCAATGCTG GGCATCCAGGGCCAAGTCCATATCCCCCTCACATCGGAGGTCCCAATCCTGGCCATCCACCCCCTATCAATCCTGCCTTTCctccaggccccccccccccaggaccTCTCCCCGGGAATCCAGCTTTCCCCCCATGTGGGCCTGCTCATCCTGTGCCACCGCCAGGGTATCCAGGATGCCCACCCTCAGGTCCCTACCCCCCGCCATGCCCACCGCCTGCCCCTGGCATGCCTCCTGTGAATCCCTTGGCTCCTGGCCTGGTAGGACCAGGAATGGTGATGGACAAGAAGATgcggaagaaaatgaagaaagctcATAAAAAGGCGCACAAACACCACAAGCATGGCAAG cattcctcctcctcctcctcctccagcagtgACTCTGACTGA